TACAGAGTTAAAAAAATGGTTGACAATATCAGGTTCATATTTTAAATTATTATTCCGGAGGGAAAATGTTGTTTAAGGTCGTTTTCAGGGTACTGGTTCCGGCTGGAACAGATAAGCTCTATCTGACCGGCAGCCATCCCGCGCTTGGCAGCTGGAGCGCAGATGGAATCAGGCTCGAGTGCTGTTCTGACAATTTTACTGCTGCGATTGAATTACCTACTGGCGAATATGAATATAAATACACCCGCGGTTCCTGGGATACTGTGGAAAAGGGCAAAAGCGGGGAAGAGCTGAAAAACCGCAGGCTGATCGTTAAAACC
This DNA window, taken from Candidatus Wallbacteria bacterium, encodes the following:
- a CDS encoding CBM20 domain-containing protein, giving the protein MLFKVVFRVLVPAGTDKLYLTGSHPALGSWSADGIRLECCSDNFTAAIELPTGEYEYKYTRGSWDTVEKGKSGEELKNRRLIVKTGMVKDDDVLAFADNFSQPGTVQK